The Anolis carolinensis isolate JA03-04 chromosome 1, rAnoCar3.1.pri, whole genome shotgun sequence genome window below encodes:
- the c1h15orf62 gene encoding uncharacterized protein C15orf62 homolog, mitochondrial yields the protein MDTWRRGSIRSSGFFKRLSFRRPKKLGNQVIVLNHDSQTIDCSGHYNQKEFLRDLKKKSAYLSCQSEQNLATKPQPPPKPPRLYLDSASCPNIIDHTDSSSANLSFPITLHHSHKATQTSPDLLCTNQDTTWYSSETSSWLGKTFLDPSDPFFSFTLDFGPSLLDDVLHTLRKQNLLLNSS from the coding sequence ATGGACACTTGGCGGAGAGGCTCCATCAGGTCCTCAGGTTTTTTCAAGCGCctctcattcagaagacctaagAAACTAGGCAATCAAGTCATTGTCTTAAATCACGACAGTCAAACAATAGACTGTTCTGGACATTACAATCAAAAGGAGTTCCTAAGGGACTTGAAGAAGAAGTCAGCCTACTTATCATGCCAAAGCGAGCAAAACTTAGCCACGAAGCCACAGCCACCTCCAAAGCCTCCCCGGCTGTATCTGGACAGTGCCAGCTGCCCCAATATAATAGATCACACAGATTCCTCTTCTGCAAACCTCTCCTTTCCAATCACCTTACATCATTCCCATAAGGCAACTCAAACATCACCTGACCTACTTTGCACGAATCAAGACACAACCTGGTACTCCTCAGAAACATCTTCTTGGCTTGGTAAAACGTTTCTAGATCCATCAgaccctttcttttccttcacgCTGGATTTTGGGCCCTCACTCCTTGATGATGTTTTGCATACACTCAGGAAACAGAATTTGCTATTAAATTCCAGCTAA